From a region of the Sminthopsis crassicaudata isolate SCR6 chromosome 6, ASM4859323v1, whole genome shotgun sequence genome:
- the PLAC8 gene encoding placenta-specific gene 8 protein translates to MSQNQPVVIVTQPQRGANVQSSNWQTGLLDCFSECGVCICGTFCTICLSCQVANDMNECCLCGTSVAMRTLYRTRYRIPGSICNDFIATAFCTMCSLCQLKRDINRRKQMEIF, encoded by the exons ATGTCACAAAACCAGCCGGTGGTCATCGTGACTCAGCCCCAGAGGGGTGCCAATGTGCAGAGCTCCAACTGGCAGACGGGTCTTCTAGACTGTTTCAGTGAATGTGGAGTCT GCATCTGTGGGACCTTCTGTACCATCTGCCTGTCCTGTCAAGTAGCTAATGACATGAACGAATGCTGTTTGTGTGGAACAAGTGTAGCCATGAGGACCCTCTACCGGACCAGATACCGCATCCCT GGATCTATTTGTAATGACTTCATAGCGACTGCATTCTGTACTATGTGTTCCCTTTGCCAACTTAAGAGAGATATTAACAGGAGAAAGCAAATGGAAATTTTCTGA